In Hypomesus transpacificus isolate Combined female chromosome 4, fHypTra1, whole genome shotgun sequence, the following are encoded in one genomic region:
- the LOC124466861 gene encoding uncharacterized protein LOC124466861, with amino-acid sequence MPCQAEDVDACGSFSGNTLEDCDHDVIPVEMSSLEKCVTCGGPFSPLKWSGVRCKVCNQSWHKKCYIKHNVDVTELLQVVCTEQSSSEVASSEEEYVPDSIDDSNSSWDDRSEPLEISHKQVQNCEVSTSKSASKKKRHHQGSFVQEDRESISKDAESVPEDMISTTQLEVSRVTAKVGNADAEGIMVDDGADATAENVSNTSALLRNRTYCYICGKIQTKFTRHLKTHEKTHADVAQVLSLPKRSKKRMKMLLKLRNKGNHSHNSEVLVSGVGSLKLRRTSKKKYNAKDYIHCIYCQALYLRRDLWRHVRQCSSKPVEATSETGRNKVLSLASMNESSLCQQISPGVWNILAVMKDDETTSTVRSDFSILQLAQSFFNKYGQDPTKHQYIRQQLRETGRLLLTLRKEFSIHTLEDAVRPANFDVVIKAVKKVSGYDEEKHCFRTPSLALKLGHSLQKVSDILHCRALMAEDSTLIKSTQSFKTLYSTKWSELISHTALTTLNERKFNKPSTLPFTEDVQRLHRHLEKTTEQALKDLEHHSSSKSYSELCKATMANVILFNRRRGGEISKMPMNGFLERDTSPLHKDVAFGLTEFELHLCQHFSRVELRGKRGRKVAVLLSPDMVNAITRLVEKRKDCGVLDENLFLFARPHCLTPYRGQDCLRLYASECGAENPELLRSTQLRKHVATLSQILNLKNHELDQVANFLGHDIRVHREYYRLPEATTQLAKISKLLLAMEKGSLRNLQGKTLDEIEI; translated from the exons GACTGTGATCATGATGTCATCCCTGTCGAAATGTCAAGTTTAGAAAAATGTGTTACATGTGGAGGACCTTTTTCTCCTCTGAAATGGAGTGGTGTGAGATGTAAAG TTTGCAATCAGTCCTGGCACAAAAAGTGTTATATTAAACACAATGTGGACGTCACTGAACTTCTGCAAGTG GTCTGTACAGAACAAAGTTCAAGTGAGGTGGCATCATCAGAAGAGGAGTATGTTCCTGATTCCATAGATGATTCAAACAGCTCGTGGGATGACAGATCAGAGCCTTTAGAAATCAGTCACAAACAAGTACAGAATTGTGAGGTCTCCACCAGCAAGTCTGCTTCCAAAAAGAAAAGACACCACCAAGGAAGTTTtgtacaggaagacagagagtcAATTTCTAAAGATGCAGAATCAGTACCTGAAGATATGATCAGCACAACTCAGCTTGAAGTATCAAGAGTTACTGCCAAAGTAGGAAACGCTGATGCCGAAGGCATTATGGTTGATGATGGTGCTGATGCTACAGCGGAAAATGTCTCAAATACATCAGCCTTGCTCAGAAATAGAACTTACTGCTACATTTGTGGAAAGATACAGACAAAGTTTACACGTCACTTAAAAACTCATGAGAAAACACATGCAGATGTTGCTCAAGTTTTAAGTCTTCCCAAGAGGTCCAAAAAACGTATGAAAATGCTTTTAAAGCTTCGCAACAAGGGAAACCACAGTCATAACTCAGAGGTCTTGGTGAGTGGAGTTGGATCACTAAAACTAAGACGCACATCAAAGAAAAAGTACAATGCAAAAGACTACATTCACTGCATCTACTGCCAGGCATTATATCTCCGGCGAGATCTGTGGCGACATGTTCGACAATGTTCTTCAAAACCAGTAGAAGCTACTTCAGAGACTGGAAGAAATAAAGTTTTGTCTTTGGCCTCTATGAATGAGTCATCACTGTGTCAGCAGATATCACCAGGTGTTTGGAACATATTAGCTGTTATGAAAGATGATGAGACAACTTCTACTGTGCGAAGTGACTTCTCCATTCTTCAGCTGGCCCAATCATTCTTCAACAAATATGGACAGGATCCCACCAAACATCAGTACATTCGCCAGCAACTCAGAGAGACTGGAAGACTTCTGCTTACGCTTCGCAAGGAATTCTCAATACATACTCTTGAGGATGCTGTGAGACCTGCAAATTTTGATGTGGTCATCAAAGCGGTCAAGAAAGTATCTGGGTATGATGAAGAAAAGCACTGCTTCCGTACTCCATCCCTTGCTCTAAAGTTAGGTCACTCACTACAGAAAGTCAGTGATATTTTACATTGCAGAGCACTCATGGCAGAAGACAGTACGCTGATAAAGTCAACCCAGAGTTTCAAAACTCTCTATTCTACAAAGTGGTCTGAACTCATCTCTCACACCGCTTTAACTACGCTGAACGAGCGGAAGTTTAACAAGCCTTCCACTCTTCCTTTCACAGAAGATGTTCAACGTCTTCACAGACATCTTGAGAAGACTACAGAACAAGCATTGAAAGACTTGGAACACCATAGTTCATCAAAATCATACAGTGAACTGTGTAAAGCCACCATGGCAAACGTAATACTTTTTaacaggagaagagggggagaaattTCAAAGATGCCGATGAATGGCTTtttggagagagacacaagtcCCTTGCATAAGGACGTCGCATTTGGACTGACAGAATTTGAACTTCACCTTTGTCAACACTTTAGTCGTGTTGAATTAAGGGGTAAAAGAGGCCGGAAAGTTGCAGTGTTACTTTCACCAGACATGGTGAATGCCATAACACGCCtagtagaaaaaagaaaagactgTGGTGTTCTGGACGAAAACCTGTTCCTTTTTGCCAGACCTCATTGTCTGACCCCCTACAGAGGACAGGACTGTTTGAGGCTTTATGCCAGTGAATGTGGGGCCGAAAACCCTGAGCTCCTCAGGTCAACACAATTACGCAAACATGTTGCAACTTTGTCTCAGATCTTGAACCTCAAGAATCACGAATTGGACCAAGTTGCTAACTTCCTTGGCCACGATATTCGCGTTCATCGTGAATATTACAGACTTCCTGAGGCTACTACCCAGCTGGCCAAAATATCCAAACTGCTCCTTGCCATGGAGAAAGGGTCTCTCAGAAACCTTCAAGGCAAAACACTTGACGAGATAGAAATTTAA